In Desulfurobacterium atlanticum, one genomic interval encodes:
- the cmr4 gene encoding type III-B CRISPR module RAMP protein Cmr4: MSDTFIPFKAKKYLAIAKEPVFVGTGGYRIGRVDNTIVRDPATNLPKIPGSTISGNARYYSWLSYKSEGMNLNLGCSKGKKTEEQDPCGECPVCLTYGFVKDKKAHSGLAYFSDARILFFPVSTMIGTVWLTSDEILKEFVETGGDEISVENNSFLYSQSLESSLPKNDEGKKFLNFGWIMLKASNSINPEIWKIKKDIENDEITDLSGVLNRVGTRICVVSKDVFHHIVNSNLETRTSVSINPITGAAESGALFTYEALPRGAVFILDVTYENPSNYMKDESIEIVIGTVEKGFKLFSSLGIGGMGTRGFGKIEIIDNWLGEKEYLEKLKEFIGKLNNNLNELETKISKIKQEIEDEQDNKKKEELIKEKNKLEKEKQDIEEKKSLWIEYVEKVKKQKEADVNNENEILDILKEILSSSREANNE, translated from the coding sequence ATGTCTGATACATTTATACCTTTTAAAGCTAAAAAATACCTTGCCATTGCAAAAGAACCTGTATTTGTTGGAACAGGTGGATATAGAATAGGAAGAGTTGATAACACTATAGTTAGAGACCCTGCAACAAATCTTCCTAAAATTCCGGGCTCCACAATTTCGGGAAATGCAAGATATTACAGCTGGCTTTCTTATAAATCGGAAGGTATGAATTTAAATCTTGGTTGTTCAAAAGGTAAGAAAACTGAAGAACAGGACCCTTGCGGAGAATGTCCTGTTTGTCTTACCTATGGTTTTGTTAAAGACAAAAAGGCACATTCAGGGCTTGCCTATTTTTCAGATGCAAGAATTTTATTTTTCCCTGTTTCCACAATGATTGGAACAGTATGGCTTACTTCTGATGAAATTTTAAAAGAATTTGTTGAAACTGGTGGAGACGAAATTTCTGTGGAAAACAACTCTTTCCTTTATTCCCAATCCCTTGAAAGTTCTTTACCCAAAAATGACGAAGGAAAAAAATTTTTAAACTTTGGCTGGATAATGCTTAAAGCTTCTAATTCCATTAATCCTGAAATCTGGAAGATAAAAAAAGATATTGAGAACGATGAAATAACAGATTTAAGCGGTGTCTTAAACAGAGTGGGAACTCGTATTTGCGTAGTTTCAAAAGATGTTTTTCATCACATTGTTAATTCCAATCTTGAAACAAGAACATCTGTTTCTATAAATCCTATAACCGGTGCAGCAGAAAGTGGAGCATTATTTACCTATGAAGCACTGCCAAGAGGAGCGGTTTTTATCCTTGATGTTACTTATGAAAATCCTTCTAACTATATGAAAGATGAATCAATTGAGATAGTAATTGGCACAGTTGAGAAAGGATTTAAACTTTTTTCTTCTCTTGGTATTGGAGGAATGGGAACAAGAGGCTTTGGGAAAATTGAAATTATAGATAACTGGCTTGGTGAAAAGGAATACTTGGAGAAATTAAAGGAATTTATTGGTAAGCTGAATAATAATCTCAATGAATTAGAAACAAAGATTAGTAAAATAAAACAAGAAATAGAAGATGAACAGGATAACAAGAAGAAAGAAGAATTGATAAAAGAGAAAAATAAATTAGAGAAAGAGAAGCAGGATATTGAAGAAAAGAAATCTCTTTGGATAGAATATGTTGAGAAAGTAAAAAAACAAAAAGAAGCAGATGTTAATAACGAGAACGAGATTTTAGATATTCTTAAAGAAATACTTTCCTCAAGCAGGGAGGCTAACAATGAATAA
- a CDS encoding TIGR02556 family CRISPR-associated protein: MIEAIYRFGKFMAGDKKTEDFMTDKVEADRLIILEFDSDGNFMGISDTRNISGIESKLLYKKVRASRRCNSNTPTFFLNIKHPEKSIRCLESIFNWLKKYSENIVCIKNYEKVKEELLNYLKNFPPEKNEKILLTTTFNGKFPGEIESIVKAFKIGYMEEFEPVEGVCSLCGKRTKVSGKKSPYAFYTLDKIGYISGFSEKNHERGFPVCIDCFLLLDFAKKVIASHKFSLTKYAPSYWLIPDLVLTEVVDENTQEVFKNIFDLEFLKRKLNLTNKEKLKLSDTDEDILDVLKELKDTVSFHFIFLKINNSQEQIRLYIQDVYPSRIKKLFEVKSAIESVFKPEKEFTFSTIGQFFWKWDRNSRSRDLEEFFLELIDSIFRKVPYSENLLIKILLNGIRQTLLDELLGEKLKTANKAFDALLSYLFVKATTEETMINGQFDNLDKLLEELPLLKTEESKGIFLLGVLTQRLIDKQAASRDGSKPFLKKLSGLKMNERGFKKLMTELREKMEAYEIFKGFERELFDMASEYFAKAPSPWKLNVDEMNFIFAVGMGMKSRIYKTIFEKEEEND, translated from the coding sequence ATGATTGAAGCCATATATCGGTTCGGTAAGTTTATGGCGGGAGATAAGAAAACTGAAGATTTTATGACAGACAAAGTTGAAGCTGATAGGTTAATTATTTTAGAGTTTGATAGTGATGGAAATTTTATGGGTATTTCAGATACAAGGAACATTTCCGGTATTGAAAGCAAACTTCTTTATAAAAAAGTTAGAGCTTCACGCAGATGTAATTCAAATACGCCAACTTTCTTTTTAAACATTAAACATCCAGAAAAGAGTATCAGATGTCTGGAATCAATTTTTAATTGGCTTAAAAAATACTCAGAGAACATTGTTTGTATTAAAAATTATGAAAAGGTAAAGGAAGAACTTTTAAATTATCTAAAGAATTTTCCACCTGAGAAAAATGAAAAAATTTTATTAACTACAACGTTTAACGGAAAATTTCCAGGAGAAATAGAAAGCATAGTAAAAGCATTTAAAATCGGTTATATGGAAGAATTTGAACCGGTTGAAGGTGTGTGTTCTCTCTGTGGAAAAAGAACTAAAGTTTCAGGAAAAAAATCACCTTATGCCTTTTACACTCTTGACAAGATAGGCTATATATCCGGCTTTTCAGAGAAAAATCATGAAAGGGGATTCCCTGTATGTATAGACTGCTTTTTACTCCTTGATTTTGCTAAAAAGGTTATAGCTTCACATAAATTTTCCCTTACCAAATATGCTCCTTCCTATTGGCTTATCCCGGATCTTGTATTAACCGAAGTAGTTGACGAAAATACACAGGAAGTTTTTAAAAACATATTTGATTTAGAATTCTTAAAAAGGAAGTTAAATCTTACAAATAAAGAAAAACTTAAACTGTCCGATACTGACGAAGATATTCTTGACGTGTTAAAAGAACTTAAAGATACAGTATCTTTTCATTTTATTTTTCTAAAGATAAACAATTCTCAGGAGCAAATAAGGCTTTATATTCAGGATGTTTATCCATCAAGAATAAAAAAACTCTTTGAAGTTAAATCTGCCATAGAGTCTGTTTTTAAACCGGAAAAAGAGTTTACTTTCAGCACTATCGGACAGTTTTTCTGGAAATGGGATAGAAATTCCCGCTCACGTGATTTAGAAGAATTCTTCCTTGAACTGATAGATTCCATTTTCCGAAAAGTTCCGTATTCTGAAAACCTTCTTATTAAAATTCTGCTAAACGGTATAAGACAGACACTTTTAGATGAACTATTAGGAGAAAAACTAAAAACCGCAAACAAAGCTTTTGATGCTCTTCTTTCATATCTGTTTGTTAAAGCTACTACGGAGGAAACTATGATAAACGGACAGTTTGATAATCTTGATAAACTTCTGGAAGAACTTCCGCTACTCAAAACGGAAGAAAGTAAAGGAATATTTTTACTTGGTGTTTTAACTCAGCGTCTTATTGACAAGCAAGCTGCAAGTAGAGACGGCAGTAAACCATTTTTAAAAAAGCTTTCCGGACTTAAAATGAATGAAAGGGGTTTCAAAAAATTGATGACTGAATTAAGAGAAAAAATGGAAGCTTATGAAATTTTTAAAGGTTTTGAAAGGGAACTATTTGATATGGCTTCTGAATATTTTGCAAAAGCCCCATCTCCGTGGAAACTAAATGTAGATGAAATGAATTTCATATTTGCTGTTGGAATGGGAATGAAAAGCAGAATTTATAAAACCATTTTTGAAAAGGAGGAAGAAAATGATTAA
- the cas7b gene encoding type I-B CRISPR-associated protein Cas7/Csh2 has product MIKNRREYLFFYDVTDANPNGDPMDENRPRIDEEVGICFVTDTRLKRVIRDELADMGEEIFIREERKEDGKLKTKEELLDLYNNGDYNEIIRRCIDIRLFGGTFAVGDNAKSFTGPVQFKFGRSLHKVSVKLVKGTTVMPSKEGKGQGTMTDFYIIPYGLFCFYGIANEKAAKDTELKDDDLKKMTEAMWKGIKESTDVISRSKFGHMPRLLIEIIYKENTKTHMGELNRLVSIKKPETLDELAIRDIEEIELDFSKLKKVVEEYKDKIEKIYYAVDKRLKFAEGSEVENIFEGIPLEKFPWLAE; this is encoded by the coding sequence ATGATTAAAAATCGTAGAGAGTATCTTTTCTTCTATGATGTAACCGATGCAAATCCAAACGGTGACCCCATGGATGAAAACAGACCAAGAATAGATGAAGAAGTTGGAATCTGTTTTGTTACTGATACAAGGCTTAAAAGAGTAATAAGAGATGAACTTGCTGATATGGGAGAAGAGATTTTTATCCGTGAGGAAAGAAAAGAAGATGGAAAATTAAAAACGAAAGAAGAACTTTTGGATCTTTACAATAACGGAGATTACAACGAAATAATAAGAAGATGCATAGATATACGGCTTTTTGGTGGAACATTTGCAGTCGGCGATAACGCAAAAAGCTTTACAGGTCCTGTGCAGTTTAAATTTGGAAGATCTCTTCACAAAGTAAGTGTAAAACTTGTAAAAGGAACAACTGTAATGCCTTCTAAAGAAGGGAAAGGACAGGGAACCATGACAGATTTTTACATTATCCCTTACGGCTTATTTTGTTTTTACGGAATAGCAAATGAAAAAGCAGCAAAAGACACAGAACTAAAAGACGATGATTTAAAAAAAATGACAGAAGCAATGTGGAAAGGTATAAAAGAATCAACCGATGTAATTTCCCGCTCAAAGTTTGGTCACATGCCAAGACTTTTAATAGAAATTATCTATAAAGAAAACACTAAAACACATATGGGTGAATTAAATAGGCTTGTTTCCATTAAAAAACCTGAAACGCTTGACGAACTTGCAATAAGAGATATTGAAGAGATTGAGCTTGATTTTTCAAAATTAAAAAAAGTGGTTGAAGAATATAAAGATAAGATTGAAAAAATCTATTATGCAGTTGATAAGAGACTCAAGTTTGCTGAAGGTTCAGAAGTTGAAAACATATTTGAAGGAATACCATTGGAGAAGTTCCCATGGCTTGCAGAATAA
- the cas5b gene encoding type I-B CRISPR-associated protein Cas5b, which produces MACRIIAFDIWGELAHFRRFFTTSSPLTFSFPPPTTVRGIIGSILGFSKDDYIEITNRLNIGIRLLSPVKKIRFGLNIVFTKGSGKKFEPTLFRDRKGDNKKTIRTQISAEFLKDPKYRIFISGDDKLLDKLLEYLPFHKTEYTVSLGLSECLANFSFTGEFKAELVEETSEIHSVIPTDKVFKIDIETDLKLAKERIPVFMNKRRVVQEYQDVVFDIKGKDLEGRFKNVFTIRETGENIHLFAFPSR; this is translated from the coding sequence ATGGCTTGCAGAATAATTGCGTTTGATATATGGGGAGAGCTTGCTCATTTCAGGAGATTTTTTACCACATCTTCTCCATTGACTTTTTCCTTCCCACCACCAACCACAGTAAGAGGTATTATTGGATCTATCTTAGGATTTTCAAAGGATGATTATATAGAAATCACTAATCGTTTAAATATCGGTATCAGATTACTTTCTCCTGTAAAGAAAATACGTTTCGGTTTAAACATAGTTTTTACTAAAGGTAGTGGAAAAAAATTTGAGCCCACCCTTTTCAGAGACCGCAAAGGTGATAACAAAAAAACAATTAGAACCCAGATATCAGCAGAATTTTTGAAAGATCCTAAATACAGAATTTTTATATCGGGAGATGATAAACTACTTGATAAACTTTTAGAATATCTACCCTTTCATAAGACCGAATACACAGTTTCCCTTGGGCTTTCAGAATGTCTTGCTAACTTTTCGTTTACCGGAGAGTTTAAGGCTGAGCTTGTAGAAGAAACTTCAGAAATACACAGTGTAATTCCCACAGACAAAGTTTTCAAAATCGACATAGAAACTGACTTAAAGCTTGCGAAGGAAAGAATTCCCGTTTTTATGAACAAAAGAAGAGTTGTTCAAGAATATCAGGATGTTGTTTTTGATATTAAGGGTAAAGATTTAGAAGGGAGATTCAAAAATGTCTTCACAATCAGAGAAACGGGAGAGAACATTCACCTGTTTGCTTTCCCATCCCGATAA